A stretch of Tigriopus californicus strain San Diego chromosome 11, Tcal_SD_v2.1, whole genome shotgun sequence DNA encodes these proteins:
- the LOC131890614 gene encoding uncharacterized protein LOC131890614 — MKAGWWQPWMVGITLWGAMLIGNADSQTQSKSEQQIQCYACGLAKVHPENDVVGSYGTAIGKKMYNHSCTELLDNLKDGAVANRFMRTCPVGVKSCFGATGFYDHGDNDPSNDLHVQFLGCSEAKHQHSYGCDRDLQNVDIRDKAKRKIQVEIDVNLCFCSTHICNDPLGELLSSKAAIQTSPSVVPTLVMGFLVASGLRWNF; from the exons ATGAAGGCTGGGTGGTGGCAACCATGGATGGTGGGAATCACACTCTGGGGAGCCATGCTTATTGGAAATGCAG ACTCCCAAACGCAATCCAAATCGGAACAACAGATTCAATGTTACGCGTGTGGCTTGGCCAAGGTCCACCCGGAAAATGACGTGGTGGGTAGTTATGGCACTGCCATCGGGAAGAAGATGTACAATCATTCTTGTACCGAGCTCTTGGACAATCTCAAGGATGGAGCCGTGGCCAATCGATTCATGAGGACCTGTCCCGTGGGTGTGAAGAGCTGTTTTGGGGCCACAGGGTTTTACGACCATGGCGATAATGATCCCTCCAATGATCTAC aTGTCCAATTTCTTGGTTGCTCAGAGGCCAAGCATCAACATAGCTATGGATGTGATAGAGACCTCCAAAATGTGGATATCCGTGATAAAGCCAAGCGCAAAATCCAG GTTGAAATTGACGTCAATCTCTGCTTTTGCTCTACCCACATCTGCAATGACCCTCTTGGAGAGCTACTCAGTTCCAAGGCCGCCATTCAGACCAGTCCCTCAGTGGTCCCAACTTTGGTGATGGGTTTTCTGGTGGCCAGTGGTCTCCGATGGAACTTTTAA